The following proteins are co-located in the uncultured Propionivibrio sp. genome:
- a CDS encoding VPA1262 family N-terminal domain-containing protein — translation MTHVTGQWPSLVAGDYNVGVIRLVTLVRDRVNHLLFSSIELLPAEMPVPPPPVNGGWSNNFGSDRICVGRTVMPFKDALAWYEQLAKGYGVIPGRNFAITSPRLAPEPDYNGFTVLTDHPPFSPAWHGRPRLHRLIPMEPLAYPVRAMRDGSTQVEVFIRAREWLRQHIHFDLLAYDDWLGSGVLIAPNPLLRYCHTRLAEQSGVGEIVEVGGTPRRGADVSALRFTVQEVRAGAPAWRAVGNPNAFGRFRAEARAQVAAVRHDLFCERRGLLDHEEPGFFFRNVNVSYADPGRPREVTPPQRTPSAQPRTVHVRPQPAPTAAPHPTALRQLEELQRSRDERVGTLRPAEAPHARRNVRLLEHDRDETVKWIQKLIGSARTQILLVDPYLDADDLQEFATAAAYQGVAIRGLINPRPGLNRQVDANGDKFGDQMLEKIQMLRNPAQEFGEIDIRVSRKRRLHDRFLQIDDVVWHSGHSFNQMGKGEISLMTLVAEPAETREVLAKAFADAEPFESYWANRPMPSCSLRQTLGRQLRRLAKWIERPNGSEPQEAGDE, via the coding sequence ATGACGCACGTAACTGGACAATGGCCTTCACTTGTTGCGGGAGATTACAACGTAGGAGTAATCCGCCTAGTTACCCTCGTTCGAGATCGAGTTAATCACCTTTTATTCTCGTCTATTGAACTTCTGCCAGCTGAGATGCCAGTTCCACCGCCGCCGGTGAATGGGGGGTGGTCTAACAATTTCGGTTCAGATCGAATCTGCGTCGGTCGGACAGTTATGCCGTTTAAGGATGCTCTCGCATGGTATGAGCAACTTGCGAAGGGATACGGGGTCATCCCCGGTCGCAACTTCGCAATAACGTCACCCCGCTTGGCACCTGAACCTGATTACAACGGGTTCACCGTCTTAACAGATCATCCGCCTTTTTCACCCGCCTGGCACGGAAGGCCCCGATTACATCGACTAATACCCATGGAGCCTCTAGCCTATCCAGTTAGGGCAATGCGAGATGGTTCGACACAGGTCGAGGTCTTCATTCGTGCCCGGGAATGGTTACGTCAGCATATTCACTTCGACTTGCTCGCCTATGACGACTGGTTAGGTTCAGGGGTTCTGATAGCACCAAACCCACTTCTCCGCTATTGTCATACTCGCCTCGCCGAGCAATCGGGGGTAGGGGAAATCGTTGAGGTCGGTGGAACTCCAAGGCGCGGCGCTGATGTCTCCGCATTAAGATTCACTGTCCAAGAGGTGCGTGCGGGTGCCCCCGCTTGGCGCGCCGTAGGGAACCCCAATGCTTTCGGTCGATTTCGGGCCGAAGCCCGGGCACAAGTTGCAGCTGTTCGCCATGATCTATTTTGCGAACGACGCGGTCTACTCGACCACGAAGAGCCTGGATTCTTCTTCCGTAATGTCAACGTGAGCTACGCTGATCCAGGACGCCCACGAGAGGTTACACCACCTCAGCGTACGCCATCCGCTCAACCACGAACGGTCCACGTACGCCCACAGCCTGCGCCGACCGCGGCACCACATCCGACGGCACTCCGTCAGCTTGAGGAGCTACAGCGGTCGCGCGACGAGCGTGTAGGGACTTTGCGGCCTGCAGAGGCACCCCATGCTCGGCGCAATGTGCGTCTTCTCGAACACGATCGCGATGAGACAGTTAAGTGGATCCAGAAGCTCATCGGTTCAGCCCGAACTCAAATATTATTGGTAGATCCATATCTCGACGCCGACGACCTACAAGAGTTTGCAACGGCTGCAGCCTATCAAGGAGTTGCTATCCGTGGTCTGATCAACCCACGCCCGGGGCTCAACCGTCAGGTCGACGCGAACGGCGATAAGTTCGGTGACCAGATGCTGGAAAAGATCCAGATGCTTCGGAACCCGGCTCAGGAGTTTGGAGAAATCGACATTCGAGTATCGAGAAAGCGCCGCTTGCACGATCGCTTTCTGCAAATCGACGACGTCGTTTGGCACTCAGGCCACTCGTTCAACCAGATGGGCAAAGGAGAAATCAGCCTGATGACATTGGTTGCAGAACCCGCCGAAACGCGCGAAGTGCTAGCCAAAGCTTTTGCCGATGCGGAACCCTTCGAAAGTTATTGGGCCAATCGTCCGATGCCGTCATGTTCGCTACGGCAGACCTTAGGCCGCCAGTTACGTCGTCTAGCTAAATGGATCGAGCGACCAAATGGTAGCGAACCACAGGAAGCCGGCGATGAGTAA